In one Pseudoliparis swirei isolate HS2019 ecotype Mariana Trench chromosome 23, NWPU_hadal_v1, whole genome shotgun sequence genomic region, the following are encoded:
- the LOC130188180 gene encoding myocardin-related transcription factor A-like isoform X2, with the protein METEFSERPTAGASTPSPQSEAVANGLQELSLQPAPNLLPVRVRKDVLQLKLQQRRSREELVGQGIMTPSSSCRGAWSTNKQTPALKSSAVFHEQRRCLERARTEDYLKRKIRARPERSELIRMHILEETSAEPSLQAKQLQLKRARIADDLNDKISHRPGPMELIHKNILPVHSSIKQAIIETRFPKASGDNSSCDEDSNYSLSPEQPVGLESPLGPLPSPPEVLAGSRGVAPPTQVSPPALALPPLSGSSPQFKLTNGMAASSAQRTGATSQIKCHPKPLSDRSAQRHKKPKDNKPKIKKLKYHQYIPPDQKGDKEPPPHLDSSYAKILQQQQLFLQLQILSQQQQHYNYHAILPAPPKPQQRDQRPSSSSSISTTASSPPRPVAAPSKAPSNPGGHLRQGPAASRGTKPASLPPNLDEMKVAELKSELKLRGLPVSGTKNDLIERLRAYQELSAGGDTTSAPTAGGTAGPGAEGAGRSSEAAAATANNNNNNTSQQQQQPLQCHETSSLTGGSAAARQQLAACGGAASPPTASLTHSACSPGAMSPEDSGFNSDPLGEMMSSHIAHVSRPPCSAARLAAGVKEEPRCSGPAPCQFSARRDSLQKHRPAPSTAVATTTPAPVAAVDKDRMLREKDKQIEELTRMLRQKQRLVEVLRMQLEHVNRGGPEPLVLVRVKQEPPDGPDGPLSFGHPPLSPSPSPVSSEVDVIRVDVKQEATEAEDAARETTMHLPDARGSPRPLTESHEQLRLRIQPEPPSTQAGQQHVRPPQAALQPAVQKLSLQQQRGFQDEQAVVAQSRGPTPENLQKLSQQRKKKSHKHHLKQLQLQQQLLQSQQQQQQQQQLKQQILLKQQKSFLQQQQTKQVQQILIQTKMQQQQPPQVSHASFTQQSGSAHPFPLDLLKSNSGPTLVTDGNGNHFLVALTSHVPESQGTAAPGSRATNQISLQRLQSTPARLPDHNPGTQIKPSTHKSFLTQQEAKRPQVSAEPPRQDVSLCLSAPPCLQPFFKDQDPAPSGKNTPSPSSRTELCPSLDVLFRPLSPASHQTAASSPDDKDTEHEEDFIDIILQTGEMSTTFNPAPDPSLDCLSPRSSSSSPHSSPFQLMLSPPMPPFCDTQQSASSMQSDLQTLADAIDEKRHLCSSESGRLEDFLESATGKPLLGAEPGGLMTLIDDLHSQMLCTPSILDHPLSPMDTFDLATEGEHGLDGMDWLDLTMGGERGEETSTLAPLGSQTPPSVFSTDFLDGSDLPIHWDSCL; encoded by the exons cctcctcctcatgtAGAGGGGCGTGGTCAACCAATAAACAGACGCCAG CCCTGAAAAGTTCAGCTGTCTTCCACGAACAGAGGCGGTGCTTGGAACGAGCTCGG ACTGAGGACTACCTCAAGAGGAAGATCAGGGCTCGCCCGGAGCGGTCGGAACTGATCCGGATGCACATCCTGGAGG AGACGTCGGCGGAGCCGTCGCTCCAGGCCAAGCAGCTGCAGCTGAAGAGAGCTCGCATCGCCGATGATCTGAACGATAAGATCTCCCACCGGCCGGGGCCCATGGAGCTGATCCACAAGAACATCCTGCCTGTTCACTCCAGCATCAAGCAGGCCATCATAG agACGCGCTTCCCAAAGGCTTCAGGTGATAACTCGTCATGTGACGAGGACAGCAATTACAGCCTGTCTCCAGAGCAGCCGGTGGGCCTGGAGTCTCCTCTGGGGCCGCTGCCCTCTCCGCCAGAGGTGCTGGCCGGCAGCCGCGGCGTCGCACCTCCCACACAG gtgtctcctcctgctcttgcTCTGCCACCGCTCTCTGGATCCTCCCCCCAATTCAAGTTGACCAATGGGATGGCAGCATCGTCCGCCCAGAGGACCGGAGCGACTTCACAGATCAAA TGTCATCCTAAACCACTCTCTGACCGCTCTGCACAGCGACACAAGAAACCCAAGGACAACAAGCCAAAG ATTAAGAAGTTAAAGTACCATCAGTACATCCCTCCGGACCAGAAGGGCGATAAAGAGCCTCCTCCCCATCTGGACTCGTCCTACGCCAAaatcctccagcagcagcagctcttctTGCAGCTCCAGATCCtcagtcagcagcagcagcactacaACTACCACGCCATCCTGCCGGCACCGCCCAA ACCTCAGCAGAGAGATCAGcggccatcttcctcctcctccatctccacgactgcctcctccccccctcgaCCCGTCGCTGCCCCTTCGAAGGCTCCGTCCAACCCGGGCGGTCACCTCCGTCAGGGCCCGGCTGCGTCACGCGGGACAAAGCCAGCGTCTCTACCTCCGAACCTGGATGAAATGAAG GTCGCGGAACTGAAGTCCGAGTTGAAGTTGCGCGGCTTGCCCGTCTCCGGCACCAAGAACGACCTCATCGAGAGGCTGAGGGCCTACCAGGAGCTGAGCGCGGGAGGCGACACTACCTCCGCGCCGACAGCAGGGGGGACCGCAGGGCCAGGGGCCGAGGGAGCGGGGAGATCCTCCGAAGCCGCCGCTGCAaccgccaacaacaacaacaacaacacgtcgcaacagcagcagcagccgcttcAGTGCCACGAGACGTCTTCTCTGACCG GTGGCAGCGCGGCCGCGCGTCAGCAGCTCGCGGCCTGTGGGGGCGCCGCGTCCCCCCCGAccgcctcactcacacactctgcctGCTCGCCGGGCGCCATGAGCCCAGAGGACAGCGGCTTCAACAGCGACCCCTTGGGGGAGATG ATGAGTTCGCACATCGCCCACGTGAGCCGTCCGCCGTGCTCGGCTGCTCGGCTCGCGGCCGGCGTCAAAGAAGAGCCGCGGTGCTCCGGCCCCGCCCCGTGCCAGTTCTCTGCCAGGCGGGACTCGCTGCAGAAACATCGGCCGGCCCCGTCGACGGCCGTCGCCACGACAACCCCGGCTCCGGTGGCCGCTGTGGACAAGGACCGGATGCTGCGGGAGAAAGACAAGCAGATCGAGGAGTTGACCCGGATGCTGAGGCAGAAGCAGCGGCTGGTGGAGGTGCTGCGGATGCAGCTGGAGCACGTGAACCGAGGAGGACCGGAGCCGCTGGTCCTCGTGAGGGTGAAACAAGAACCTCCCGACGGACCCGACGGCCCGCTCTCATTCGGCCATCCGCCGCTCTCCCCTTCGCCGTCGCCCGTTTCGAGCGAGGTGGACGTCATCCGGGTGGACGTCAAGCAGGAAGCCACGGAGGCGGAGGACGCCGCGCGCGAGACAACGATGCACTTACCGGACGCCCGTGGGTCACCGCGGCCTTTGACGGAAAGTCACGAGCAGCTTCGGCTCCGAATCCAGCCGGAGCCGCCGAGCACGCAGGCGGGGCAGCAGCACGTCCGCCCGCCGCAAGCCGCCCTGCAGCCGGCCGTGCAGAAGCTATCGCTCCAGCAGCAACGCGGCTTCCAGGACGAGCAGGCGGTCGTCGCGCAGAGCCGCGGCCCGACGCCCGAGAACCTGCAGAAGCTTTCTCAGCAGCGGAAGAAGAAGTCTCACAAGCATCATctgaagcagctgcagctgcagcagcaactGTTGCAGtcgcagcaacagcagcagcagcagcagcagctgaagcAACAGATTCTGCTGAAGCAGCAGAAGTCGttcttgcagcagcagcagacgaaACAAGTGCAACAAATACTGATTCAGACaaagatgcagcagcagcagcctccacAG gTGTCTCATGCGTCCTTCACCCAGCAGTCAGGCTCTGCCCATCCTTTCCCACTGGACCTGCTCAAGAGCAACTCCGGCCCGACTCTGGTCACCGACGGCAACGGCAACCACTTTCTGGTCGCGCTGACCAGCCACGTCCCCGAGAGCCAAGGGACGGCTGCCCCCGGCAGCAGAGCGACCAATCAGATCTCACTGCAG CGACTCCAGTCGACTCCAGCCAGGCTCCCTGACCACAACCCGGGGACTCAAATCAAACCGAGTACGCACAAGAGCTTCTTAACACAACAAGAGGCCAAG AGGCCTCAGGTATCCGCAGAGCCGCCTCGGCAGGacgtctctctgtgtttgtcagCGCCTCCCTGCCTGCAGCCTTTCTTCAAGGACCAAGACCCCGCCCCCTCAGGGAAAAACACCCCGTCGCCATCCTCTCGCACC GAGCTGTGTCCCAGTCTGGACGTCTTGTTTCGTCCTCTGTCTCCGGCGTCCCACCAGACGGCCGCCTCGTCGCCCGATGACAAA gataCAGAGCATGAAGAGGATTTTATTGACATCATTTTGCAGACAGGAG AAATGTCGACGACTTTCAACCCAGCACCGGACCCTTCTCTGGACTGTCTGAGTccacgctcctcttcctcttctcctcactcctccccgTTCCAGCTGATGCTCTCCCCCCCCATGCCTCCGTTCTGTGACACCCAGCAGTCGGCCTCCTCCATGCAGTCTGATCTCCAGACTCTGGCCGACGCCATCGACGAGAAACGCCACCTCTGTAGCTCCGAGAGCGGACGCCTGGAGGACTTCCTGGAGAGCGCCACCGGGAAGCCCCTCCTGGGGGCGGAGCCCGGAGGCCTGATGACTTTGATTGACGACCTCCACAGTCAAATGCTGTGCACCCCCAGCATCCTGGACCATCCCTTGTCTCCGATGGATACCTTCGACCTGGCAACGGAGGGGGAGCATGGGCTGGACGGTATGGATTGGTTGGACCTCAccatgggaggagagaggggggaggaaaccTCCACGCTGGCCCCGCTCGGCTCCCAAACACCCCCTAGTGTCTTCTCAACAGACTTCCTGGATGGCTCCGACCTGCCGATCCACTGGGACTCCTGCCTATAG
- the LOC130188180 gene encoding myocardin-related transcription factor A-like isoform X1, translating into METEFSERPTAGASTPSPQSEAVANGLQELSLQPAPNLLPVRVRKDVLQLKLQQRRSREELVGQGIMTPSSSCRGAWSTNKQTPALKSSAVFHEQRRCLERARTEDYLKRKIRARPERSELIRMHILEETSAEPSLQAKQLQLKRARIADDLNDKISHRPGPMELIHKNILPVHSSIKQAIIETRFPKASGDNSSCDEDSNYSLSPEQPVGLESPLGPLPSPPEVLAGSRGVAPPTQVSPPALALPPLSGSSPQFKLTNGMAASSAQRTGATSQIKCHPKPLSDRSAQRHKKPKDNKPKIKKLKYHQYIPPDQKGDKEPPPHLDSSYAKILQQQQLFLQLQILSQQQQHYNYHAILPAPPKPQQRDQRPSSSSSISTTASSPPRPVAAPSKAPSNPGGHLRQGPAASRGTKPASLPPNLDEMKVAELKSELKLRGLPVSGTKNDLIERLRAYQELSAGGDTTSAPTAGGTAGPGAEGAGRSSEAAAATANNNNNNTSQQQQQPLQCHETSSLTGGSAAARQQLAACGGAASPPTASLTHSACSPGAMSPEDSGFNSDPLGEMMSSHIAHVSRPPCSAARLAAGVKEEPRCSGPAPCQFSARRDSLQKHRPAPSTAVATTTPAPVAAVDKDRMLREKDKQIEELTRMLRQKQRLVEVLRMQLEHVNRGGPEPLVLVRVKQEPPDGPDGPLSFGHPPLSPSPSPVSSEVDVIRVDVKQEATEAEDAARETTMHLPDARGSPRPLTESHEQLRLRIQPEPPSTQAGQQHVRPPQAALQPAVQKLSLQQQRGFQDEQAVVAQSRGPTPENLQKLSQQRKKKSHKHHLKQLQLQQQLLQSQQQQQQQQQLKQQILLKQQKSFLQQQQTKQVQQILIQTKMQQQQPPQVSHASFTQQSGSAHPFPLDLLKSNSGPTLVTDGNGNHFLVALTSHVPESQGTAAPGSRATNQISLQRLQSTPARLPDHNPGTQIKPSTHKSFLTQQEAKPQRPQVSAEPPRQDVSLCLSAPPCLQPFFKDQDPAPSGKNTPSPSSRTELCPSLDVLFRPLSPASHQTAASSPDDKDTEHEEDFIDIILQTGEMSTTFNPAPDPSLDCLSPRSSSSSPHSSPFQLMLSPPMPPFCDTQQSASSMQSDLQTLADAIDEKRHLCSSESGRLEDFLESATGKPLLGAEPGGLMTLIDDLHSQMLCTPSILDHPLSPMDTFDLATEGEHGLDGMDWLDLTMGGERGEETSTLAPLGSQTPPSVFSTDFLDGSDLPIHWDSCL; encoded by the exons cctcctcctcatgtAGAGGGGCGTGGTCAACCAATAAACAGACGCCAG CCCTGAAAAGTTCAGCTGTCTTCCACGAACAGAGGCGGTGCTTGGAACGAGCTCGG ACTGAGGACTACCTCAAGAGGAAGATCAGGGCTCGCCCGGAGCGGTCGGAACTGATCCGGATGCACATCCTGGAGG AGACGTCGGCGGAGCCGTCGCTCCAGGCCAAGCAGCTGCAGCTGAAGAGAGCTCGCATCGCCGATGATCTGAACGATAAGATCTCCCACCGGCCGGGGCCCATGGAGCTGATCCACAAGAACATCCTGCCTGTTCACTCCAGCATCAAGCAGGCCATCATAG agACGCGCTTCCCAAAGGCTTCAGGTGATAACTCGTCATGTGACGAGGACAGCAATTACAGCCTGTCTCCAGAGCAGCCGGTGGGCCTGGAGTCTCCTCTGGGGCCGCTGCCCTCTCCGCCAGAGGTGCTGGCCGGCAGCCGCGGCGTCGCACCTCCCACACAG gtgtctcctcctgctcttgcTCTGCCACCGCTCTCTGGATCCTCCCCCCAATTCAAGTTGACCAATGGGATGGCAGCATCGTCCGCCCAGAGGACCGGAGCGACTTCACAGATCAAA TGTCATCCTAAACCACTCTCTGACCGCTCTGCACAGCGACACAAGAAACCCAAGGACAACAAGCCAAAG ATTAAGAAGTTAAAGTACCATCAGTACATCCCTCCGGACCAGAAGGGCGATAAAGAGCCTCCTCCCCATCTGGACTCGTCCTACGCCAAaatcctccagcagcagcagctcttctTGCAGCTCCAGATCCtcagtcagcagcagcagcactacaACTACCACGCCATCCTGCCGGCACCGCCCAA ACCTCAGCAGAGAGATCAGcggccatcttcctcctcctccatctccacgactgcctcctccccccctcgaCCCGTCGCTGCCCCTTCGAAGGCTCCGTCCAACCCGGGCGGTCACCTCCGTCAGGGCCCGGCTGCGTCACGCGGGACAAAGCCAGCGTCTCTACCTCCGAACCTGGATGAAATGAAG GTCGCGGAACTGAAGTCCGAGTTGAAGTTGCGCGGCTTGCCCGTCTCCGGCACCAAGAACGACCTCATCGAGAGGCTGAGGGCCTACCAGGAGCTGAGCGCGGGAGGCGACACTACCTCCGCGCCGACAGCAGGGGGGACCGCAGGGCCAGGGGCCGAGGGAGCGGGGAGATCCTCCGAAGCCGCCGCTGCAaccgccaacaacaacaacaacaacacgtcgcaacagcagcagcagccgcttcAGTGCCACGAGACGTCTTCTCTGACCG GTGGCAGCGCGGCCGCGCGTCAGCAGCTCGCGGCCTGTGGGGGCGCCGCGTCCCCCCCGAccgcctcactcacacactctgcctGCTCGCCGGGCGCCATGAGCCCAGAGGACAGCGGCTTCAACAGCGACCCCTTGGGGGAGATG ATGAGTTCGCACATCGCCCACGTGAGCCGTCCGCCGTGCTCGGCTGCTCGGCTCGCGGCCGGCGTCAAAGAAGAGCCGCGGTGCTCCGGCCCCGCCCCGTGCCAGTTCTCTGCCAGGCGGGACTCGCTGCAGAAACATCGGCCGGCCCCGTCGACGGCCGTCGCCACGACAACCCCGGCTCCGGTGGCCGCTGTGGACAAGGACCGGATGCTGCGGGAGAAAGACAAGCAGATCGAGGAGTTGACCCGGATGCTGAGGCAGAAGCAGCGGCTGGTGGAGGTGCTGCGGATGCAGCTGGAGCACGTGAACCGAGGAGGACCGGAGCCGCTGGTCCTCGTGAGGGTGAAACAAGAACCTCCCGACGGACCCGACGGCCCGCTCTCATTCGGCCATCCGCCGCTCTCCCCTTCGCCGTCGCCCGTTTCGAGCGAGGTGGACGTCATCCGGGTGGACGTCAAGCAGGAAGCCACGGAGGCGGAGGACGCCGCGCGCGAGACAACGATGCACTTACCGGACGCCCGTGGGTCACCGCGGCCTTTGACGGAAAGTCACGAGCAGCTTCGGCTCCGAATCCAGCCGGAGCCGCCGAGCACGCAGGCGGGGCAGCAGCACGTCCGCCCGCCGCAAGCCGCCCTGCAGCCGGCCGTGCAGAAGCTATCGCTCCAGCAGCAACGCGGCTTCCAGGACGAGCAGGCGGTCGTCGCGCAGAGCCGCGGCCCGACGCCCGAGAACCTGCAGAAGCTTTCTCAGCAGCGGAAGAAGAAGTCTCACAAGCATCATctgaagcagctgcagctgcagcagcaactGTTGCAGtcgcagcaacagcagcagcagcagcagcagctgaagcAACAGATTCTGCTGAAGCAGCAGAAGTCGttcttgcagcagcagcagacgaaACAAGTGCAACAAATACTGATTCAGACaaagatgcagcagcagcagcctccacAG gTGTCTCATGCGTCCTTCACCCAGCAGTCAGGCTCTGCCCATCCTTTCCCACTGGACCTGCTCAAGAGCAACTCCGGCCCGACTCTGGTCACCGACGGCAACGGCAACCACTTTCTGGTCGCGCTGACCAGCCACGTCCCCGAGAGCCAAGGGACGGCTGCCCCCGGCAGCAGAGCGACCAATCAGATCTCACTGCAG CGACTCCAGTCGACTCCAGCCAGGCTCCCTGACCACAACCCGGGGACTCAAATCAAACCGAGTACGCACAAGAGCTTCTTAACACAACAAGAGGCCAAG CCACAGAGGCCTCAGGTATCCGCAGAGCCGCCTCGGCAGGacgtctctctgtgtttgtcagCGCCTCCCTGCCTGCAGCCTTTCTTCAAGGACCAAGACCCCGCCCCCTCAGGGAAAAACACCCCGTCGCCATCCTCTCGCACC GAGCTGTGTCCCAGTCTGGACGTCTTGTTTCGTCCTCTGTCTCCGGCGTCCCACCAGACGGCCGCCTCGTCGCCCGATGACAAA gataCAGAGCATGAAGAGGATTTTATTGACATCATTTTGCAGACAGGAG AAATGTCGACGACTTTCAACCCAGCACCGGACCCTTCTCTGGACTGTCTGAGTccacgctcctcttcctcttctcctcactcctccccgTTCCAGCTGATGCTCTCCCCCCCCATGCCTCCGTTCTGTGACACCCAGCAGTCGGCCTCCTCCATGCAGTCTGATCTCCAGACTCTGGCCGACGCCATCGACGAGAAACGCCACCTCTGTAGCTCCGAGAGCGGACGCCTGGAGGACTTCCTGGAGAGCGCCACCGGGAAGCCCCTCCTGGGGGCGGAGCCCGGAGGCCTGATGACTTTGATTGACGACCTCCACAGTCAAATGCTGTGCACCCCCAGCATCCTGGACCATCCCTTGTCTCCGATGGATACCTTCGACCTGGCAACGGAGGGGGAGCATGGGCTGGACGGTATGGATTGGTTGGACCTCAccatgggaggagagaggggggaggaaaccTCCACGCTGGCCCCGCTCGGCTCCCAAACACCCCCTAGTGTCTTCTCAACAGACTTCCTGGATGGCTCCGACCTGCCGATCCACTGGGACTCCTGCCTATAG
- the LOC130188180 gene encoding myocardin-related transcription factor A-like isoform X3 — protein sequence MAVLEHLPGVRIDPAPLRPISRDVDDRALRFELERQACQSLRQVLQLKLQQRRSREELVGQGIMTPSSSCRGAWSTNKQTPALKSSAVFHEQRRCLERARTEDYLKRKIRARPERSELIRMHILEETSAEPSLQAKQLQLKRARIADDLNDKISHRPGPMELIHKNILPVHSSIKQAIIETRFPKASGDNSSCDEDSNYSLSPEQPVGLESPLGPLPSPPEVLAGSRGVAPPTQVSPPALALPPLSGSSPQFKLTNGMAASSAQRTGATSQIKCHPKPLSDRSAQRHKKPKDNKPKIKKLKYHQYIPPDQKGDKEPPPHLDSSYAKILQQQQLFLQLQILSQQQQHYNYHAILPAPPKPQQRDQRPSSSSSISTTASSPPRPVAAPSKAPSNPGGHLRQGPAASRGTKPASLPPNLDEMKVAELKSELKLRGLPVSGTKNDLIERLRAYQELSAGGDTTSAPTAGGTAGPGAEGAGRSSEAAAATANNNNNNTSQQQQQPLQCHETSSLTGGSAAARQQLAACGGAASPPTASLTHSACSPGAMSPEDSGFNSDPLGEMMSSHIAHVSRPPCSAARLAAGVKEEPRCSGPAPCQFSARRDSLQKHRPAPSTAVATTTPAPVAAVDKDRMLREKDKQIEELTRMLRQKQRLVEVLRMQLEHVNRGGPEPLVLVRVKQEPPDGPDGPLSFGHPPLSPSPSPVSSEVDVIRVDVKQEATEAEDAARETTMHLPDARGSPRPLTESHEQLRLRIQPEPPSTQAGQQHVRPPQAALQPAVQKLSLQQQRGFQDEQAVVAQSRGPTPENLQKLSQQRKKKSHKHHLKQLQLQQQLLQSQQQQQQQQQLKQQILLKQQKSFLQQQQTKQVQQILIQTKMQQQQPPQVSHASFTQQSGSAHPFPLDLLKSNSGPTLVTDGNGNHFLVALTSHVPESQGTAAPGSRATNQISLQRLQSTPARLPDHNPGTQIKPSTHKSFLTQQEAKPQRPQVSAEPPRQDVSLCLSAPPCLQPFFKDQDPAPSGKNTPSPSSRTELCPSLDVLFRPLSPASHQTAASSPDDKDTEHEEDFIDIILQTGEMSTTFNPAPDPSLDCLSPRSSSSSPHSSPFQLMLSPPMPPFCDTQQSASSMQSDLQTLADAIDEKRHLCSSESGRLEDFLESATGKPLLGAEPGGLMTLIDDLHSQMLCTPSILDHPLSPMDTFDLATEGEHGLDGMDWLDLTMGGERGEETSTLAPLGSQTPPSVFSTDFLDGSDLPIHWDSCL from the exons cctcctcctcatgtAGAGGGGCGTGGTCAACCAATAAACAGACGCCAG CCCTGAAAAGTTCAGCTGTCTTCCACGAACAGAGGCGGTGCTTGGAACGAGCTCGG ACTGAGGACTACCTCAAGAGGAAGATCAGGGCTCGCCCGGAGCGGTCGGAACTGATCCGGATGCACATCCTGGAGG AGACGTCGGCGGAGCCGTCGCTCCAGGCCAAGCAGCTGCAGCTGAAGAGAGCTCGCATCGCCGATGATCTGAACGATAAGATCTCCCACCGGCCGGGGCCCATGGAGCTGATCCACAAGAACATCCTGCCTGTTCACTCCAGCATCAAGCAGGCCATCATAG agACGCGCTTCCCAAAGGCTTCAGGTGATAACTCGTCATGTGACGAGGACAGCAATTACAGCCTGTCTCCAGAGCAGCCGGTGGGCCTGGAGTCTCCTCTGGGGCCGCTGCCCTCTCCGCCAGAGGTGCTGGCCGGCAGCCGCGGCGTCGCACCTCCCACACAG gtgtctcctcctgctcttgcTCTGCCACCGCTCTCTGGATCCTCCCCCCAATTCAAGTTGACCAATGGGATGGCAGCATCGTCCGCCCAGAGGACCGGAGCGACTTCACAGATCAAA TGTCATCCTAAACCACTCTCTGACCGCTCTGCACAGCGACACAAGAAACCCAAGGACAACAAGCCAAAG ATTAAGAAGTTAAAGTACCATCAGTACATCCCTCCGGACCAGAAGGGCGATAAAGAGCCTCCTCCCCATCTGGACTCGTCCTACGCCAAaatcctccagcagcagcagctcttctTGCAGCTCCAGATCCtcagtcagcagcagcagcactacaACTACCACGCCATCCTGCCGGCACCGCCCAA ACCTCAGCAGAGAGATCAGcggccatcttcctcctcctccatctccacgactgcctcctccccccctcgaCCCGTCGCTGCCCCTTCGAAGGCTCCGTCCAACCCGGGCGGTCACCTCCGTCAGGGCCCGGCTGCGTCACGCGGGACAAAGCCAGCGTCTCTACCTCCGAACCTGGATGAAATGAAG GTCGCGGAACTGAAGTCCGAGTTGAAGTTGCGCGGCTTGCCCGTCTCCGGCACCAAGAACGACCTCATCGAGAGGCTGAGGGCCTACCAGGAGCTGAGCGCGGGAGGCGACACTACCTCCGCGCCGACAGCAGGGGGGACCGCAGGGCCAGGGGCCGAGGGAGCGGGGAGATCCTCCGAAGCCGCCGCTGCAaccgccaacaacaacaacaacaacacgtcgcaacagcagcagcagccgcttcAGTGCCACGAGACGTCTTCTCTGACCG GTGGCAGCGCGGCCGCGCGTCAGCAGCTCGCGGCCTGTGGGGGCGCCGCGTCCCCCCCGAccgcctcactcacacactctgcctGCTCGCCGGGCGCCATGAGCCCAGAGGACAGCGGCTTCAACAGCGACCCCTTGGGGGAGATG ATGAGTTCGCACATCGCCCACGTGAGCCGTCCGCCGTGCTCGGCTGCTCGGCTCGCGGCCGGCGTCAAAGAAGAGCCGCGGTGCTCCGGCCCCGCCCCGTGCCAGTTCTCTGCCAGGCGGGACTCGCTGCAGAAACATCGGCCGGCCCCGTCGACGGCCGTCGCCACGACAACCCCGGCTCCGGTGGCCGCTGTGGACAAGGACCGGATGCTGCGGGAGAAAGACAAGCAGATCGAGGAGTTGACCCGGATGCTGAGGCAGAAGCAGCGGCTGGTGGAGGTGCTGCGGATGCAGCTGGAGCACGTGAACCGAGGAGGACCGGAGCCGCTGGTCCTCGTGAGGGTGAAACAAGAACCTCCCGACGGACCCGACGGCCCGCTCTCATTCGGCCATCCGCCGCTCTCCCCTTCGCCGTCGCCCGTTTCGAGCGAGGTGGACGTCATCCGGGTGGACGTCAAGCAGGAAGCCACGGAGGCGGAGGACGCCGCGCGCGAGACAACGATGCACTTACCGGACGCCCGTGGGTCACCGCGGCCTTTGACGGAAAGTCACGAGCAGCTTCGGCTCCGAATCCAGCCGGAGCCGCCGAGCACGCAGGCGGGGCAGCAGCACGTCCGCCCGCCGCAAGCCGCCCTGCAGCCGGCCGTGCAGAAGCTATCGCTCCAGCAGCAACGCGGCTTCCAGGACGAGCAGGCGGTCGTCGCGCAGAGCCGCGGCCCGACGCCCGAGAACCTGCAGAAGCTTTCTCAGCAGCGGAAGAAGAAGTCTCACAAGCATCATctgaagcagctgcagctgcagcagcaactGTTGCAGtcgcagcaacagcagcagcagcagcagcagctgaagcAACAGATTCTGCTGAAGCAGCAGAAGTCGttcttgcagcagcagcagacgaaACAAGTGCAACAAATACTGATTCAGACaaagatgcagcagcagcagcctccacAG gTGTCTCATGCGTCCTTCACCCAGCAGTCAGGCTCTGCCCATCCTTTCCCACTGGACCTGCTCAAGAGCAACTCCGGCCCGACTCTGGTCACCGACGGCAACGGCAACCACTTTCTGGTCGCGCTGACCAGCCACGTCCCCGAGAGCCAAGGGACGGCTGCCCCCGGCAGCAGAGCGACCAATCAGATCTCACTGCAG CGACTCCAGTCGACTCCAGCCAGGCTCCCTGACCACAACCCGGGGACTCAAATCAAACCGAGTACGCACAAGAGCTTCTTAACACAACAAGAGGCCAAG CCACAGAGGCCTCAGGTATCCGCAGAGCCGCCTCGGCAGGacgtctctctgtgtttgtcagCGCCTCCCTGCCTGCAGCCTTTCTTCAAGGACCAAGACCCCGCCCCCTCAGGGAAAAACACCCCGTCGCCATCCTCTCGCACC GAGCTGTGTCCCAGTCTGGACGTCTTGTTTCGTCCTCTGTCTCCGGCGTCCCACCAGACGGCCGCCTCGTCGCCCGATGACAAA gataCAGAGCATGAAGAGGATTTTATTGACATCATTTTGCAGACAGGAG AAATGTCGACGACTTTCAACCCAGCACCGGACCCTTCTCTGGACTGTCTGAGTccacgctcctcttcctcttctcctcactcctccccgTTCCAGCTGATGCTCTCCCCCCCCATGCCTCCGTTCTGTGACACCCAGCAGTCGGCCTCCTCCATGCAGTCTGATCTCCAGACTCTGGCCGACGCCATCGACGAGAAACGCCACCTCTGTAGCTCCGAGAGCGGACGCCTGGAGGACTTCCTGGAGAGCGCCACCGGGAAGCCCCTCCTGGGGGCGGAGCCCGGAGGCCTGATGACTTTGATTGACGACCTCCACAGTCAAATGCTGTGCACCCCCAGCATCCTGGACCATCCCTTGTCTCCGATGGATACCTTCGACCTGGCAACGGAGGGGGAGCATGGGCTGGACGGTATGGATTGGTTGGACCTCAccatgggaggagagaggggggaggaaaccTCCACGCTGGCCCCGCTCGGCTCCCAAACACCCCCTAGTGTCTTCTCAACAGACTTCCTGGATGGCTCCGACCTGCCGATCCACTGGGACTCCTGCCTATAG